A part of Helicoverpa zea isolate HzStark_Cry1AcR chromosome 17, ilHelZeax1.1, whole genome shotgun sequence genomic DNA contains:
- the LOC124638335 gene encoding uncharacterized protein LOC124638335, producing the protein MTLYSDEHIYYLHYITTDKLCALVRKTGLVPLWHGPYNVFRPPLWFIIMGVLVLISGIMWVYAIINRTITGQKVMAYWYYLLIAVMTTMIGCSPMKNRSMIIIRSACLSGSILFLAVYQGHTSRVYTTLKHFERISTLDDLYSFGAILYTTPGMRQFTRQLQRPGNKLEEDFFNRSRLILNERIGITLEIPRATTLDRKSDAEMKILEHFSDREGRPLIDIVDECFMTYFLSYITRSGFPFFEEIQIFTQRLLEAGLPTKYYKWTQQMLNIPTSLPETRSEPRPFSKIKLKDQRVAFFVLFAGSAFSIIVFAIEIFKGPPVEF; encoded by the exons ATGACTCTGTATTCAGATGAACACATTTACTACCTGCATTATATAACTACTGACAAGCTGTGTGCTCTAGTGAGGAAGACTGGTCTTGTACCACTTTGGCACGGCCCGTATAATGTATTCAGACCACCGTTGTGGTTTATAATCATGGGAGTGTTAGTATTAATAAGTGGTATCATGTGGGTGTATGCCATCATCAACAGAACAATTACCGGCCAAAAAGTGATGGCATACTGGTACTACCTGCTCATTGCTGTAATGACGACAATGATTGGATGCTCACCTATGAAGAATAGATCTATGATCATTATAAGGAGTGCATGTTTAAGTGGTTCCATATTATTTCTGGCTGTTTATCAG GGTCACACAAGTCGAGTCTATACAACGCTGAAACATTTCGAAAGAATAAGTACCTTGGATGATCTTTACTCATTTGGCGCCATCTTATACACGACTCCCGGAATGCGACAATTCACGAGACAGTTGCAGCGTCCAGGAAACAAACTAGAAGAAGACTTTTTTAATAGATCTCGTTTGATACTCAACGAAAGAATTG GAATTACTCTGGAAATTCCGAGGGCCacaaccctggataggaaatcAGACGCAGAGATGAAAATCCTCGAACACTTCTCCGATAGAGAGGGAAGACCACTTATCGATATAGTCGATGAATGTTTTATGACTTATTTCTTGTCCTACATTACACGATCAG gattcCCGTTCTTCGAGGAGatacaaatatttacacaacGTCTTCTAGAAGCCGGTCTACCGACGAAGTACTACAAATGGACTCAACAAATGCTGAATATCCCAACATCATTGCCGGAAACCCGTAGTGAACCGCGGCCTTTCTCTAAAATTAAGTTGAAAGACCAACGTGTGGCATTTTTCGTACTATTTGCGGGCTCTGCTTTTTCTattattgtatttgctattgaaatatttaaaggCCCTCCCGTAGAATTTTAG
- the LOC124638325 gene encoding putative glycerol kinase 5 has product MEEKYILTLDIGTSTIRSFIYNSRAETVGKAVDQVVLHYPHPGFVEIDPDELWTSVVNVVQKSLKDANLTAGQMTAMGISTQRGTFINWSRKTGKPFHKFITWKDLRADKLVRQWNNSYIWKLFKASAYILYLILRSKRFKAGSVFKFMNTQTCLRLYWAFQNVPAFKTAVQDDDALFGTLDTWLLYKLTGGKVHMTDVSSASATGFYDPFTMQWAGWAMTMLKIPRAALPEVVDTAGDHFTSTLPSIWGHPIRILSCMADQTASMWGSCCFDIGDVKLTMGTGTFFNINTGTEPHASVSGLYPIVGWKLGEELVFSAEGANNDTASIIKWAQNLGLFDNPEDTADIAHSVQDTDGVYFIPAFSGLGPPYNDGSAASGFIGMKPSTTKAHLVRAVLESLAFRTAQLYSCVLSETNYAFHTIRLDGGVSNNDFIAQLVADLTGLRVERPVHVEMSSQGCAHIVGYKLGIWKSKDQLKKLRKIDCVFNPRPQMKKAYEVTFLRWQDAVKRMCGWYNGDTSSQVISDSSSNSVTPQNSFKVSAGRRKNGSIPK; this is encoded by the exons atggaagaaaaatatattttaactttagacatAGGCACCAGTACTATTCgctcttttatttataattcaagaGCTGAAACAGTTGGGAAAGCAGTTGATCAG GTGGTATTGCATTATCCACACCCTGGCTTCGTTGAAATAGATCCTGATGAGCTATGGACCTCTGTAGTCAATGTGGTACAAAAATCTTTAAAAG ATGCAAACCTCACAGCTGGCCAGATGACAGCGATGGGCATATCAACACAGAGAGGCACATTTATCAACTGGTCCCGTAAAACTGGAAAGCCATTCCACAAGTTTATAACCTGGAAGGATCTTAGAGCAGACAAACTAGTCAGACAGTGGAACAATTCTTATATATGGAAG ctgTTCAAAGCAAGTGCCTACATATTGTATCTTATCCTTAGGAGCAAAAGATTTAAAGCAGGAAGTGTATTTAAATTTATGAACACTcag ACATGCTTGAGATTGTATTGGGCGTTCCAAAACGTGCCGGCGTTCAAGACTGCGGTACAAGATGATGATGCACTATTCGGTACCTTGGACACATGGTTATTATATAAGTTGACAG GTGGGAAAGTTCACATGACGGATGTGTCATCAGCTTCAGCCACTGGTTTCTATGACCCATTCACGATGCAATGGGCAGGCTGGGCCATGACTATGTTGAAGATACCCAGAGCAGCGCTGCCAGAAGTTGTCGATACCGCGGGTGATCACTTCACTAGTACTTTGCCATCGATATGGGGACATCCGATACGCATCCTTAGTTGT ATGGCAGACCAAACAGCCTCAATGTGGGGTTCATGTTGCTTCGACATCGGTGACGTGAAACTCACCATGGGTACTGGGACGTTCTTCAACATAAACACGGGGACGGAACCCCATGCCAGCGTGTCGGGGCTATACCCCATCGTCGGCTGGAAGCTTGGAGAAGAACTTGTGTTCTCCGCAGAAGGAGCGAATAATGATACCGCTTCGATTATCAAGTGGGCGCAGAATTTAG gaCTCTTCGACAATCCTGAGGACACAGCCGACATAGCGCATTCAGTTCAGGACACTGACGGAGTATACTTCATACCAGCATTCAGTGGGCTGGGG CCGCCATACAACGATGGCTCAGCAGCATCAGGGTTCATAGGAATGAAGCCGTCGACAACAAAGGCGCATCTCGTCCGAGCCGTGTTGGAGTCGCTCGCCTTCCGAACCGCGCAGTTGTATAGCTGTGTACTCAGTGAGACTAATTATGCGTTCCATACTATCAG ACTAGACGGTGGTGTATCGAACAACGACTTCATAGCTCAGTTAGTGGCAGACCTGACAGGGTTGCGTGTGGAGCGGCCCGTGCACGTCGAGATGTCTTCACAAGGCTGTGCCCACATCGTTGGATATAAATTAG GTATTTGGAAATCAAAGGACCAACTGAAAAAACTTCGAAAAATAGACTGCGTATTCAACCCTCGTCCTCAAATGAAGAAAGCGTATGAGGTTACGTTTTTAAGATGGCAGGACGCCGTCAAACGTATGTGTGGTTGGTATAATGGCGACACTTCGTCTCAAGTCATATCGGATTCTAGTAGTAATTCAGTGACGCCACAGAATAGCTTTAAGGTAAGTGCCGGTCGCAGGAAGAATGGCAGTATACCCAAATAG
- the LOC124638491 gene encoding uncharacterized protein LOC124638491, giving the protein MSTSDLVLLDNIMNSIWHKFKIMRVIVAFPYTCEDKMLIYNGKRPSTDGDCLYDRPVKLINATNKEELLKAIRKSGEKLSENYPIKASIFERYPTSIKDCSNLHYYGHFNLSRSHGYCGLEGIVMNDLITHFNFNLSFPENETCNTYGFAVPGNLSGSLGCIARNELDISFNSRFMTLYSDEHIYYLHYVITDKLCAFVKRTGVIPIWHGAFNVYSPPSWMFIIGVIMLISVIIWGSAIMNKRLTGVKNKSCWYYLYHTLTMTMTGSSPMKQRTLLLMRGSCLAGSVLFLAVYQGHISRVYTTLRRIEQISTLEELYRSGATLYTSPSFRELSKQLLNKKNKLQVEFFNRSLLTPHETLGKILFTVHPGIILQQPFATSLERKSDAEMEILTKYSNEQGPLIGMVAECLHNYYLSYIARSGFPFFEDLQVFAARLKEAGLPEAYYRWTQKMLNIPTSMPEDHSIPRCFRPIRLRDQRVPFGVLFVGTILSLIVFAAEIRKGKSRKVK; this is encoded by the exons ATGAGTACGAGTGATTTGGTGCTGTTGGACAATATCATGAACTCGATTTGGCACAAGTTTAAAATCATGCGCGTTATTGTAGCATTCCCTTATACCTGCGAAGATAAAATGCTAATTTACAACGGAAAGAGGCCATCAACCGACGGAGATTGTTTATACGATAGACCAGTAAAGTTAATAAATGCAACTAACAAAGAAGAATTACTTAAAGCCATAAGAAAAAGTGGGGAAAAGCTATCCGAAAACTATCCTATAAAGGCGAGCATATTCGAAAGATATCCTACATCTATCAAAGATTGTAGCAACTTACATTATTACGGGCATTTTAATTTAAGCCGATCGCATGGGTATTGTGGTCTGGAAGGAATTGTGATGAACGACTTGATCacacattttaatttcaatttatctTTTCCTGAAAATGAAACTTGCAACACGTATGGTTTCGCCGTTCCCGGGAATCTTAGTGGAAGCTTGGGTTGCATCGCTCGAAACGAGTTAGATATATCGTTCAATTCGAGATTTATGACTCTGTATTCGGATGAGCACATTTATTATCTGCATTATGTGATTACAGATAAGTTATGTGCTTTTGTAAAAAGAACTGGTGTGATACCAATTTGGCACGGAGCGTTTAACGTTTACTCTCCACCGTCATGGATGTTTATCATAGGAGTGATAATGTTAATAAGCGTCATCATTTGGGGTAGTGCGATCATGAACAAGAGACTGACTGGTGTGAAGAACAAGTCATGCTGGTATTACCTTTATCACACGTTGACGATGACCATGACTGGAAGTTCTCCGATGAAGCAACGCACGCTGCTGCTGATGAGAGGCTCATGCCTGGCGGGATCAGTTTTGTTTCTTGCCGTATATCAG GGCCACATAAGCCGAGTATATACAACACTGCGACGTATAGAACAAATAAGTACTCTAGAAGAGCTGTATAGATCGGGTGCAACTCTATATACTTCTCCGTCATTTAGAGAACTTTCCAAACAGCTGCTGAATAAGAAAAACAAGTTACAAGTTGAATTCTTTAATCGGTCTCTATTAACACCTCATGAAACTCTTGGTAA AATACTATTTACTGTTCACCCAGGTATAATTCTGCAGCAgccattcgccacttccctggaGAGGAAATCCGACGCTGAAATGGAGATCCTGACGAAGTACTCTAACGAACAAGGACCATTAATCGGCATGGTAGCGGAATGTCTACACAATTATTACTTGTCCTACATTGCCAGATCAG GTTTCCCGTTCTTCGAAGACCTCCAAGTGTTCGCAGCACGCTTAAAAGAAGCTGGCTTGCCCGAAGCATACTACAGATGGACTCAAAAAATGCTTAATATACCCACTTCGATGCCCGAAGACCACAGCATACCGCGGTGTTTCCGTCCAATAAGGCTGAGAGACCAACGAGTACCTTTTGGCGTACTGTTTGTAGGTACAATTCTATCTCTTATCGTGTTTGCAGCTGAAATCAGGAAGGGTAAAAGtcgtaaagtaaaataa